One window of Chryseobacterium sp. JJR-5R genomic DNA carries:
- a CDS encoding GLPGLI family protein, with product MEWKNVFKILTFVSIFSNVSYAQSYKIYYRMNYKPDSLSKEIQTNDMILLIKDNKSKFYSKDQSMNDSVVIEKEKAGENVHKKYDYHFMVIKDTKEKKTNRFTVILRDLYRISGKSPVFKWEISKVTKKIGDYNCQKAMLAYSGRTWEAWFTTDIALQNGPYVFDGLPGLIVYMKDTGNNYEFSFTGIKKDETTNIQYLSARPLDITGKQWIKLQKDHYNDPYREMKTGNVKVRWQDKDGKAFVPDYKELTKNEQQYIKKHNNPIELDGAVRYP from the coding sequence ATGGAATGGAAAAATGTATTTAAAATACTCACCTTCGTAAGCATATTTTCTAATGTATCCTATGCACAGAGTTATAAGATTTATTACCGGATGAATTATAAACCGGACTCATTATCCAAAGAAATTCAGACTAATGATATGATTCTGCTGATCAAAGATAATAAATCTAAGTTTTATTCTAAAGATCAGTCCATGAACGATTCTGTAGTGATTGAAAAGGAAAAAGCCGGTGAGAACGTTCATAAAAAATACGATTACCATTTTATGGTGATCAAAGATACCAAAGAGAAAAAAACTAACAGATTTACCGTTATACTCAGGGATCTTTACAGAATTTCAGGCAAAAGCCCCGTTTTTAAATGGGAAATCAGTAAAGTCACCAAAAAGATAGGGGATTACAACTGCCAGAAAGCAATGCTTGCCTATTCCGGCCGTACTTGGGAAGCATGGTTCACCACCGATATCGCTTTACAGAACGGACCCTATGTTTTTGACGGGCTGCCCGGACTGATCGTGTATATGAAAGATACCGGAAACAACTATGAATTTTCATTTACCGGAATAAAAAAAGATGAGACCACCAATATACAGTATCTGTCTGCACGGCCTCTGGATATTACGGGAAAACAATGGATTAAATTACAGAAAGACCACTATAATGACCCGTACAGGGAAATGAAGACAGGAAATGTAAAAGTACGCTGGCAGGATAAAGACGGAAAGGCATTTGTACCGGATTATAAAGAACTTACAAAAAACGAACAACAGTATATAAAAAAGCATAACAACCCGATAGAATTGGACGGTGCTGTCCGGTATCCTTAA
- the rny gene encoding ribonuclease Y produces MIEIIIGIICLVIGAAAGMFFSRSSLNTKAKFIIDDAKKNAENFVEKANVQAESIKKEKNLQAKEKFLELKSQHDADIQAREKKMQEIEKRTKDKEHKLNDELSKVGKLEKDLDRQIADYAKKAEALERKQHELDSATAKKVEILEKIANYTAEEAKAELVETMKAEAKTRAQAHVQSIMEEAQLNAKSEARKIIIQTIQRIGTEQAIENSVSVFNIESDEVKGRIIGREGRNIRALESITGVEIIVDDTPEAILLSCFDPVRREIARLSLHRLVTDGRIHPARIEEVVEKTRKQIEEEIIEVGKRTIIDLGIHGLHPELIKIVGRMKYRSSYGQNLLQHSREVANIAATMAAELGLNVKLAKRAGLLHDIGKVPEQESELPHALLGMQWAEKYGENAEVINAIGAHHDEVEMTSLLSPIIQVADAISGARPGARRQVLESYIQRLKDLEAAALSFDGVSSAYAIQAGRELRVMVESGKVNDEVASQLSYDISEKIQNELTYPGQVRVTVIRETRAVNIAR; encoded by the coding sequence ATGATAGAAATTATAATTGGCATTATTTGCCTGGTAATCGGTGCAGCAGCAGGGATGTTTTTCTCAAGAAGCTCACTCAATACCAAAGCAAAATTTATTATAGACGATGCAAAGAAAAATGCTGAAAATTTTGTAGAAAAAGCCAACGTACAGGCCGAATCCATAAAAAAAGAAAAAAACCTTCAGGCGAAGGAAAAGTTTCTGGAACTGAAATCCCAGCATGATGCCGATATCCAGGCACGCGAGAAAAAAATGCAGGAGATTGAAAAAAGAACCAAAGACAAAGAACATAAGCTGAATGACGAACTCAGCAAAGTAGGAAAACTTGAAAAAGACCTGGACAGGCAGATTGCAGATTATGCCAAGAAGGCAGAGGCACTGGAAAGAAAACAGCATGAGCTGGATTCTGCAACCGCTAAAAAAGTGGAGATCCTTGAAAAAATAGCTAACTATACCGCAGAAGAAGCCAAAGCAGAATTGGTGGAAACGATGAAGGCAGAAGCAAAAACAAGGGCTCAGGCACATGTACAGAGCATTATGGAAGAAGCTCAGCTTAATGCGAAAAGCGAAGCAAGAAAAATTATTATCCAGACCATCCAGAGAATCGGGACGGAACAGGCCATTGAGAATTCCGTATCGGTCTTCAACATTGAATCTGATGAGGTAAAAGGAAGGATTATCGGTAGGGAAGGGCGTAATATCCGTGCTTTGGAATCTATTACGGGCGTGGAGATTATTGTTGACGATACCCCTGAAGCCATCCTTCTTTCATGTTTTGATCCCGTAAGAAGAGAAATCGCAAGACTTTCCCTTCACAGGCTGGTAACGGACGGAAGGATCCACCCGGCAAGGATTGAAGAAGTGGTGGAGAAAACAAGAAAACAGATCGAAGAAGAAATTATTGAAGTAGGTAAGAGAACAATCATTGATTTGGGCATCCACGGATTGCATCCTGAACTGATCAAGATCGTGGGAAGAATGAAATACCGTTCTTCATACGGACAGAACCTGCTGCAGCACTCCAGAGAAGTAGCGAACATTGCTGCAACCATGGCTGCTGAACTGGGATTGAATGTAAAACTGGCGAAGAGGGCAGGATTACTGCATGACATCGGTAAGGTTCCGGAGCAGGAATCAGAACTTCCTCACGCTTTATTAGGAATGCAGTGGGCAGAGAAATACGGTGAAAATGCAGAAGTGATCAATGCCATCGGAGCTCACCATGACGAAGTGGAAATGACTTCTCTGCTGTCACCGATCATTCAGGTAGCCGATGCCATTTCAGGAGCAAGGCCGGGAGCGAGAAGACAGGTGCTGGAATCTTACATCCAGAGGCTGAAAGACCTCGAAGCAGCGGCATTAAGCTTTGACGGCGTTTCATCAGCTTACGCCATCCAGGCAGGTAGAGAACTGAGGGTAATGGTAGAAAGCGGAAAAGTAAATGACGAAGTGGCTTCCCAGCTGTCTTATGACATTTCAGAAAAAATCCAGAACGAACTGACCTATCCGGGACAGGTAAGAGTAACGGTAATCAGGGAAACCAGAGCCGTGAATATAGCAAGATAA
- a CDS encoding cell division protein ZapA yields MEVRRITINIAGRVYPLNVPAAEEETLRKVGKQIENMIKDFEQNFDVRDKQDALAMCALKLGTNAEVVSANYEKTIHSAGDRLVQISNSLGEVSEVK; encoded by the coding sequence ATGGAGGTAAGAAGAATAACCATCAATATTGCAGGAAGGGTATATCCGCTAAACGTACCGGCAGCAGAAGAAGAAACACTGCGTAAGGTAGGGAAGCAGATTGAAAATATGATTAAAGATTTTGAACAGAATTTCGATGTAAGAGACAAACAGGATGCTTTGGCCATGTGTGCCCTTAAACTGGGAACCAATGCCGAAGTGGTGTCTGCCAACTACGAAAAGACAATACATTCTGCCGGAGACAGGCTGGTGCAGATCAGCAATTCCCTGGGTGAAGTAAGTGAAGTGAAATAA